In Paracoccus methylovorus, a genomic segment contains:
- the serB gene encoding phosphoserine phosphatase SerB: MFTVTLLAAPSRADLPASLVDDLRSAWNGGHVIWLAQGIAAEFPLAAEPADFWQVWERLQAEGFDLAIQPTRGRRKAVLLADMDSTMIQQECIDELADFAGVGQRVATITAQAMNGELNFHEALLARVNLLAGLPETAIGAVLDSRITLAPGGRELVATMRAQGAYTALVSGGFTVFTGPVSQALGFQEHRANTLLAEDGVLTGHVALPILGREAKVQALREITAERGLSPVDVLAVGDGANDLDMLKLAGMGVALHAKPVVAAQVDLRINHGDLTALLYLQGYAAEEFAA; encoded by the coding sequence ATGTTCACCGTCACCCTACTCGCCGCGCCCAGCCGCGCGGATCTGCCCGCCTCTCTGGTCGACGACCTGCGCAGCGCGTGGAATGGCGGCCATGTGATCTGGCTGGCGCAGGGCATCGCCGCCGAATTCCCGCTGGCCGCGGAACCCGCGGATTTCTGGCAGGTCTGGGAACGGCTGCAGGCCGAGGGCTTCGATCTTGCGATCCAGCCCACCCGGGGCCGGCGCAAGGCGGTGCTGCTGGCGGATATGGATTCGACCATGATCCAACAGGAATGTATCGACGAACTGGCCGATTTCGCAGGTGTGGGCCAGCGAGTCGCCACCATCACCGCACAGGCGATGAACGGAGAACTGAATTTCCACGAAGCCCTGCTTGCCCGCGTCAACCTGCTGGCCGGCCTGCCCGAAACCGCCATCGGGGCGGTTCTGGACAGCCGCATCACGCTTGCCCCCGGCGGGCGGGAACTGGTTGCCACGATGCGCGCGCAAGGAGCCTATACGGCGCTGGTATCGGGGGGCTTCACCGTCTTTACCGGTCCGGTCTCTCAGGCGCTCGGGTTTCAGGAACATCGCGCCAATACCCTTCTTGCCGAAGACGGGGTGCTGACCGGCCATGTCGCCCTGCCGATCCTGGGCCGCGAGGCCAAGGTTCAGGCACTGCGCGAAATCACCGCCGAGCGCGGGCTTTCGCCCGTGGATGTGCTGGCGGTGGGCGACGGCGCGAACGATCTCGACATGCTCAAACTCGCCGGCATGGGTGTCGCATTGCATGCCAAACCAGTGGTCGCAGCGCAGGTGGATCTGCGAATCAATCACGGCGACCTGACCGCGCTGCTCTATCTTCAGGGCTATGCGGCCGAGGAGTTCGCGGCATAG
- the serA gene encoding phosphoglycerate dehydrogenase, with protein MPKVLVSDKLSETAVQIFRDRGVDVDYLPDVGKDKEKLAEIIGQYDGLAIRSATKVTAKLLEGATNLKVIGRAGIGVDNVDIPAASKKGVIVMNTPFGNSVTTAEHAIALMFAVARQLPEASVSTHAGKWEKNRFMGVELFNKTLGIIGAGNIGSIVIDRALGLHMKVLAYDPFLSEDRAKELGVKKVELDELLAKADFITLHVPLTDKTRNILSRENLAKTKKGVRIVNAARGGLIDEEALAELLKSGHVAGAALDVFATEPATESPLFGLPNVVVTPHLGAATTEAQENVALQVAEQMSDYLLTGAVQNALNMPSVTAEEAAVMGPWLKLAGHLGAFIGQMTDEPIKAINVLYDGLASEMNLKALNAAVISGVMKATNPDVNMVSAPVMAAERGVQVATTTQGKSGVYDGYIKATVVTDTRERSIAGAVFSDGKPRFIQIRGINVDAEIGEHMLYTRNRDVPGVIGALGMTLGDLGVNIANFTLGRTKSGDDAIAILYLDEPLKPEALEALRATGKFLQVRPLQFEV; from the coding sequence ATGCCCAAGGTTCTTGTTTCGGACAAGCTTTCGGAAACCGCCGTTCAGATCTTTCGCGATCGCGGCGTCGATGTCGATTACCTGCCGGATGTCGGCAAGGACAAGGAAAAGCTGGCTGAGATCATCGGCCAATACGATGGTCTGGCCATTCGGTCTGCCACCAAGGTGACGGCGAAGCTTTTGGAAGGTGCAACCAACCTGAAGGTGATCGGCCGCGCCGGGATCGGGGTCGATAACGTCGATATTCCGGCGGCCTCGAAAAAGGGCGTGATCGTGATGAACACGCCTTTCGGCAACAGCGTCACCACCGCCGAACATGCCATCGCGCTGATGTTCGCCGTGGCGCGGCAACTGCCCGAGGCCAGCGTCTCGACCCATGCCGGCAAGTGGGAGAAGAACCGCTTCATGGGGGTCGAGCTGTTCAACAAGACCCTGGGCATCATCGGGGCCGGCAATATCGGCTCGATCGTGATCGACCGGGCGTTGGGCTTGCACATGAAGGTTCTGGCGTACGATCCCTTCCTGTCGGAGGACCGTGCCAAGGAACTGGGCGTGAAGAAGGTCGAGCTGGACGAGTTGCTGGCCAAGGCAGATTTCATCACCCTGCATGTGCCGCTGACCGACAAGACCCGCAATATCCTGTCGCGTGAAAACCTGGCCAAGACCAAGAAGGGCGTGCGCATCGTCAATGCCGCGCGCGGCGGCTTGATCGATGAGGAGGCGCTGGCAGAGCTGCTGAAATCGGGCCATGTCGCTGGTGCTGCCCTGGACGTCTTTGCCACCGAGCCGGCCACGGAAAGCCCGCTGTTCGGTCTGCCGAACGTGGTGGTCACGCCGCATCTGGGCGCCGCGACGACCGAGGCGCAAGAGAACGTTGCCCTGCAAGTGGCCGAGCAGATGTCGGATTACCTGCTGACCGGGGCGGTGCAGAATGCGCTGAACATGCCCTCGGTCACGGCCGAAGAGGCGGCGGTGATGGGGCCGTGGCTGAAACTGGCTGGTCATCTGGGTGCCTTCATCGGCCAGATGACCGACGAGCCGATCAAGGCCATCAACGTGCTTTACGACGGGCTTGCCTCGGAGATGAACCTCAAGGCGCTGAACGCCGCAGTGATTTCGGGCGTGATGAAGGCCACCAACCCCGACGTGAACATGGTTTCGGCGCCGGTGATGGCGGCCGAGCGCGGCGTGCAGGTGGCGACGACAACGCAAGGCAAGTCGGGCGTTTATGACGGCTATATCAAGGCAACCGTCGTGACCGATACGCGCGAGCGTTCGATTGCGGGCGCCGTGTTCAGCGACGGCAAGCCGCGCTTTATCCAGATCCGCGGCATCAACGTCGATGCCGAGATCGGCGAGCACATGCTGTACACCCGCAACAGGGACGTCCCGGGCGTCATTGGGGCATTGGGCATGACGCTGGGCGATCTGGGGGTGAACATCGCCAACTTTACGCTGGGCCGGACCAAGTCCGGGGATGATGCCATCGCCATCCTGTATCTGGATGAACCGTTGAAGCCAGAGGCGCTGGAGGCACTGCGTGCCACCGGCAAGTTCCTGCAGGTGCGTCCGCTGCAATTCGAGGTTTAA
- a CDS encoding phosphoserine transaminase, producing the protein MSKTAPAARPANPRFSSGPCAKIPNFSLDMLADAPLGRSHRAAVGKAKLAEAINLTREVLDVPEGYRIGIVPASDTGAVEMALWSLLGARKVEMLAWESFGEGWVTDVVKQLKLDAVVRKAPYGQIVDFTQVDFNNDVVFTWNGTTSGVRVPNGDAIPADRAGLTICDATSAAFAMDLPFDKLDVVTFSWQKVLGGEGAHGVLILSPRAVERLETHTPAWPLPKIFRMTKGGKLIEGIFKGETINTPSMLCVEDYIVALKWAKGLGGRKALIGRAEANAKAVRDFIAGRDWIADLAEDPATASTTSVCLKFTDPRIKDGAAFAKAVAKRLEKEGVALDAGAYRDAPAGLRIWCGSTVETSDVAALMPWIEHAFEAEIEAQAEIA; encoded by the coding sequence ATGAGCAAGACTGCTCCGGCCGCGCGGCCGGCAAATCCGCGCTTTTCTTCGGGCCCCTGTGCCAAGATCCCCAATTTCTCGCTGGACATGCTTGCAGACGCGCCGCTGGGCCGCTCGCATCGTGCCGCTGTCGGCAAGGCCAAGCTGGCCGAGGCCATCAACCTGACCCGCGAGGTGCTGGACGTTCCCGAAGGCTATCGCATCGGCATCGTTCCCGCCTCGGATACTGGCGCCGTCGAGATGGCGCTGTGGTCGCTTCTGGGTGCGCGCAAGGTCGAGATGCTGGCTTGGGAGAGCTTTGGCGAGGGCTGGGTCACCGATGTGGTCAAGCAACTCAAGCTGGATGCCGTGGTGCGCAAGGCACCCTATGGCCAGATCGTCGATTTCACGCAGGTCGATTTCAACAATGACGTGGTCTTTACCTGGAACGGCACCACTTCGGGCGTGCGGGTTCCCAATGGCGACGCGATCCCGGCCGATCGTGCCGGCCTGACCATCTGCGATGCTACCTCGGCGGCATTCGCCATGGATCTGCCCTTTGACAAGCTGGATGTCGTGACCTTCAGCTGGCAGAAGGTTCTGGGCGGCGAAGGCGCGCATGGCGTGCTGATCCTGTCCCCGCGCGCCGTCGAGCGGCTGGAAACCCATACCCCCGCATGGCCGCTGCCGAAGATTTTCCGCATGACCAAGGGCGGCAAGCTGATCGAAGGCATCTTCAAGGGCGAGACCATCAATACGCCTTCGATGCTGTGCGTCGAGGATTATATCGTCGCGCTGAAATGGGCCAAGGGGCTGGGTGGCCGCAAGGCGCTGATCGGCCGCGCCGAGGCGAATGCAAAAGCCGTGCGCGACTTTATCGCGGGCCGTGACTGGATCGCCGATCTGGCCGAGGATCCGGCCACGGCCTCGACCACGAGCGTTTGCCTGAAATTCACCGATCCCCGCATCAAGGATGGCGCCGCCTTTGCCAAGGCCGTCGCCAAGCGGCTGGAGAAGGAAGGCGTGGCGCTGGACGCTGGCGCCTATCGCGATGCGCCGGCGGGTCTGCGGATCTGGTGCGGGTCGACGGTCGAGACCTCGGATGTCGCGGCGCTGATGCCGTGGATCGAGCATGCGTTCGAAGCCGAGATCGAGGCGCAGGCGGAAATCGCCTGA
- a CDS encoding Na/Pi cotransporter family protein: MQSVSVIFQLAGAVALLLFGLGLVRDGMVRAFGVRLKMVLGRGTRNGLRAFVSGLVATLGLQSSTATALMTASFVDRGMIRPRMAQIVLLGANLGTALTAWIVASGIEALVPVLLLIGYILRRQDRKGWSGAGLALIGIALMLLSLTLLSLATEPLRESAAMAAFLAMLGNAWPVALAIAAGLAVICSSSLAVVMLVLSLGMDPALTVVLVLGANLGGAIPPVLATAGQGIAARRVALGNLIVRGIGCLVALPLAGQAAQLLTLVPLPETGLAVEAHLTFNLALAAVIWPFSGLVTRLTGVILREDEPTPPIEAQLLDGNALDTPAVALARASRAALAIGDAIERMLHQARTAFARGDDAPLAEVAVLEERVDRMQQEIKSFLSRLGRDAGEDQRRQAITILDYVINLEHVGDIIDKGLAPEIRKKAALSLRFSEEGYGELDGLFLMTIENLRLAQTVFMTRDRDLARQLMEEKVEIRRLERMSAQRHLMRLREGRADSQQTSSLHLDILRDLKRVNAHIVSVAHPILDEADLLIESRLKTG, translated from the coding sequence GTGCAGTCCGTTTCCGTCATCTTTCAGCTTGCCGGCGCTGTGGCGCTGCTGCTTTTCGGGCTTGGATTGGTCCGCGACGGGATGGTGCGTGCCTTTGGCGTCAGGCTCAAGATGGTGCTGGGGCGGGGGACGCGCAACGGATTGCGGGCGTTTGTCTCTGGTCTGGTGGCGACGCTGGGGCTGCAAAGCTCGACCGCCACGGCGCTGATGACGGCGTCCTTTGTCGATCGCGGCATGATCCGGCCCCGCATGGCGCAAATCGTGTTGCTGGGCGCCAATCTGGGCACGGCGCTGACGGCGTGGATCGTCGCTTCGGGGATCGAGGCGCTGGTGCCGGTGCTGTTGCTGATCGGCTATATTTTGCGCCGGCAGGATCGCAAGGGCTGGTCGGGGGCGGGGCTGGCGCTGATCGGCATTGCGCTGATGCTATTGTCGCTGACGCTGCTGAGCCTGGCGACCGAGCCGCTGCGGGAATCTGCTGCCATGGCGGCGTTCCTGGCGATGCTGGGCAATGCCTGGCCGGTGGCATTGGCCATCGCTGCAGGGCTTGCGGTTATCTGCTCGTCTTCGCTTGCGGTGGTGATGCTTGTGCTGTCGCTGGGCATGGACCCGGCTTTGACGGTCGTGCTGGTGCTTGGCGCCAATCTGGGCGGGGCGATACCCCCCGTGTTGGCGACGGCGGGGCAGGGTATCGCCGCCCGTCGCGTCGCCTTGGGCAACCTGATCGTGCGCGGCATCGGCTGCCTTGTCGCACTGCCCCTGGCCGGGCAGGCGGCGCAGCTTCTGACCTTGGTGCCCTTGCCGGAAACCGGGCTGGCGGTCGAGGCGCATCTGACCTTCAACTTGGCGCTGGCTGCGGTGATCTGGCCCTTCTCGGGACTCGTCACACGCCTGACCGGCGTGATCCTGCGCGAGGATGAGCCCACGCCGCCGATCGAGGCGCAGCTTCTTGATGGCAACGCGCTGGATACTCCCGCCGTGGCACTGGCCCGGGCTAGCCGTGCGGCGCTGGCCATCGGCGATGCCATCGAAAGGATGCTGCATCAGGCCCGCACCGCATTCGCGCGCGGTGACGACGCGCCTCTGGCCGAGGTTGCGGTTCTGGAAGAGCGCGTGGACCGCATGCAGCAAGAGATCAAAAGCTTTCTGTCTCGTCTTGGTCGCGACGCGGGCGAGGATCAACGGCGCCAAGCCATCACCATTCTGGACTACGTGATCAACCTCGAACATGTCGGCGATATCATCGACAAGGGGCTCGCCCCCGAGATCCGCAAGAAAGCGGCGCTGTCGCTGCGCTTTTCCGAAGAGGGCTACGGGGAACTCGACGGGCTGTTCCTGATGACCATCGAAAACCTGCGGCTTGCCCAGACCGTATTCATGACCCGCGACCGTGATCTGGCGCGCCAACTGATGGAAGAAAAGGTCGAGATCCGCCGGTTGGAGCGTATGTCGGCGCAGCGCCACCTGATGCGGCTGCGCGAGGGGCGGGCGGACAGCCAGCAGACCTCGTCGCTGCATCTGGACATTCTGCGCGACCTGAAGCGGGTGAACGCGCATATCGTCTCGGTCGCCCATCCGATTCTGGATGAGGCGGATCTGTTGATCGAAAGCCGGTTGAAAACTGGCTAG
- a CDS encoding L,D-transpeptidase translates to MRLAPLMLAMGLGLAACAPTPQTPTTPPDQGVYGARVDTGPNGEPIEIHSVRPAYLTERNRRQRVAYHGPEAAGTIVVDPYARFLYHVLGNGEAMRYGVAVGQAGKNFQGRATIGRKHAWPSWTPTANMVRTQPELYGPLKGGLKGGVDNPLGSRALYLYNGGRDTMYRIHGTMDPSSVGKATSAGCIRLFNQDIMDLFNEIPSGTAVKVRTQAESLALEGPQVQLPNGYLASADEVQTAAAQ, encoded by the coding sequence ATGCGCCTTGCTCCGCTTATGCTGGCAATGGGCCTTGGCCTTGCCGCCTGCGCTCCGACCCCGCAGACCCCGACCACGCCGCCCGATCAGGGCGTCTATGGTGCGCGGGTCGATACCGGCCCGAATGGCGAGCCGATCGAGATTCACTCTGTCCGCCCCGCCTACCTGACTGAGCGTAACCGCCGCCAGCGCGTGGCCTATCACGGCCCCGAGGCGGCGGGCACCATCGTCGTCGATCCCTATGCGCGCTTTCTTTATCACGTGCTGGGGAATGGCGAGGCGATGCGCTATGGCGTCGCGGTCGGTCAGGCGGGCAAGAATTTTCAGGGCAGGGCGACGATCGGCCGCAAGCATGCGTGGCCCAGCTGGACGCCCACCGCCAACATGGTTCGCACCCAGCCTGAGCTTTACGGTCCGCTGAAGGGCGGGTTGAAGGGCGGTGTGGACAACCCGCTGGGGTCGCGTGCGCTTTATCTTTATAACGGCGGCCGCGACACCATGTATCGCATTCATGGCACCATGGACCCGTCCTCGGTCGGCAAGGCGACTTCGGCCGGCTGTATCCGTCTGTTCAACCAGGACATCATGGATCTGTTCAACGAGATTCCCAGCGGCACCGCTGTCAAGGTCCGAACGCAGGCCGAAAGCCTGGCACTGGAAGGGCCGCAGGTCCAACTGCCCAACGGTTATCTGGCCTCGGCCGATGAAGTGCAGACCGCGGCGGCGCAGTAA
- a CDS encoding CDP-alcohol phosphatidyltransferase family protein: MNRRMKALSVHLLTATGAVLSMLALLAAARAEWSQMFFWLVIALIVDGIDGPLARRYHVKTNWPTYDGVLMDLIIDYLTYVFIPAYALFMSGLLPGWTGWIAIIAITYGSVIYFADTRMKTKDNSFAGFPACWNMVVLVLFATKPNFWLTLIIVVALAITMFTNVKFIHPVRTERWRLISLPVTVAWVGFSVWAVLVDFHPESFARWGLLLSSLWLMFAGLAQQLTERRG; this comes from the coding sequence ATGAATCGGCGCATGAAAGCCCTGTCCGTGCATCTGCTGACCGCGACCGGAGCGGTGCTGTCGATGCTTGCCCTGCTGGCTGCGGCAAGGGCCGAATGGTCGCAGATGTTTTTCTGGCTGGTCATCGCGCTGATCGTCGACGGCATCGACGGTCCCCTTGCGCGGCGCTATCACGTCAAGACCAACTGGCCGACCTATGACGGCGTGTTGATGGACCTGATCATCGACTACCTGACCTATGTCTTCATCCCGGCCTATGCGCTGTTCATGTCGGGGCTTTTGCCCGGCTGGACAGGCTGGATCGCGATCATCGCCATCACCTATGGCAGCGTGATATATTTCGCCGACACGCGCATGAAAACCAAGGATAATTCCTTTGCGGGCTTCCCGGCCTGCTGGAACATGGTGGTGCTGGTGCTGTTTGCCACCAAGCCGAATTTCTGGCTGACCCTCATCATCGTCGTGGCATTGGCCATCACCATGTTCACCAATGTCAAATTCATCCACCCCGTCAGGACCGAACGCTGGCGGCTGATCTCGCTGCCTGTCACGGTCGCTTGGGTGGGCTTTTCTGTCTGGGCGGTGCTGGTCGATTTTCACCCCGAAAGCTTTGCCCGCTGGGGACTCTTGCTCAGTTCGCTATGGCTGATGTTCGCGGGCCTCGCCCAGCAATTGACCGAGCGACGGGGTTGA
- a CDS encoding lytic transglycosylase domain-containing protein gives MRRLVLILAAVLAASAAPAYEAVDALLGLRAPRPSDKLRCTDDGRYCISVATYVPDVCLAIERAAGQNGLDPHFFARLLWKESLFEPGAISPVGAMGIAQFMPGTAEMVGLDDPFNPAKAIEASARYLATLSTSFGNVGLAAVAYNGGENRAARFVSQNGSLPWETQDYVQAITGQTAWIWRDNPPARLDVRLDKEQPFRQACIDLAGKRKLREFQTPEHPWPWGVIVATHPSQSGVNQQVARLNRQLRPILGGKRVSYVHRKVSGGPRKLYTAQIGYSSKTEAHSFCNRLRSLGGRCLVLKN, from the coding sequence ATGCGTCGTCTGGTCCTGATCCTTGCCGCCGTGCTGGCCGCAAGCGCTGCCCCCGCCTATGAAGCCGTGGATGCGCTGCTTGGCTTGCGCGCGCCCCGGCCGTCGGACAAGCTGCGCTGCACCGACGATGGACGTTATTGCATCTCGGTCGCGACCTATGTGCCCGACGTTTGCCTGGCGATCGAGCGGGCGGCAGGGCAAAATGGGCTGGACCCGCATTTCTTTGCCCGCCTGCTGTGGAAGGAAAGCCTGTTCGAGCCCGGCGCGATCAGTCCGGTCGGCGCCATGGGCATTGCGCAATTCATGCCCGGCACGGCCGAGATGGTCGGGCTGGACGATCCTTTCAACCCGGCCAAAGCCATCGAGGCCTCTGCGCGCTATCTGGCGACGCTGAGCACCAGCTTTGGCAATGTCGGACTTGCCGCGGTCGCCTATAACGGTGGCGAGAACCGGGCGGCGCGCTTTGTTTCGCAAAACGGAAGCCTGCCGTGGGAGACGCAGGACTATGTCCAGGCGATTACCGGCCAGACGGCCTGGATCTGGCGCGACAACCCCCCGGCCAGGCTGGACGTGCGGTTGGACAAGGAACAGCCGTTCCGGCAAGCCTGCATCGATCTGGCCGGCAAGCGCAAACTGCGCGAGTTCCAGACCCCCGAGCACCCCTGGCCCTGGGGCGTGATCGTGGCCACGCATCCCAGCCAGTCCGGGGTCAACCAGCAGGTCGCACGGCTGAACCGGCAGTTGCGACCGATCCTGGGCGGCAAGCGCGTCAGCTATGTGCATCGCAAGGTCTCGGGCGGGCCGCGAAAGCTGTATACCGCGCAGATCGGCTATTCTTCGAAGACCGAGGCCCATTCGTTCTGCAACCGGCTGCGCAGTCTTGGTGGGCGCTGTCTGGTGCTAAAGAACTGA
- a CDS encoding ABC transporter substrate-binding protein — MFARFMQAAAMATVLATPALAAPDSITLAMVLEPPNLDPTGGAAAAIDEVVYANVFEGLTRIGPDGSVQPGLAESWQAEDGGKSYVFHLHPGVTFHDGSAFDAQDVIFSLDRARAPDSTNAQKALFEGIETVEAVDPTTVRVTLKAPDGGFPFKMAWGDAVMVDEASIQNIATKPVGTGPFRFGEWRQGDHIRLDAFDDYWGGKPALKTATFRFISDPSAAFAAMMAGDIDAFPIYPAPETLSQLQADPRFKVLVGTTEGETILAMNHKNPALADIRVRQAIAHAINRQEIIDGAMFGYGTPIGTHFAPHHPDYVDLTGKSQHDPEQSRKLLAEAGAENLTLRLALPPTPYARRGGEIIAAELRAVGIQTQITNMEWAQWLEQVFKNADYDLTIISHVEPMDIDIYGRKDYYFNYRNPAFDEVMTLLNAATEPADRSTLLKQAQEILAGDYANAFLFQLAKTGVAKAEIKGLWENTPMPANDLTAVYWKE; from the coding sequence ATGTTTGCACGATTCATGCAGGCGGCTGCGATGGCCACGGTACTGGCCACGCCGGCGCTGGCGGCGCCGGATTCGATCACGCTGGCCATGGTGCTCGAGCCGCCGAACCTGGACCCGACCGGAGGCGCCGCGGCCGCCATCGACGAAGTGGTCTACGCCAATGTCTTCGAAGGGCTGACCCGCATCGGCCCGGACGGCAGCGTGCAACCCGGCTTGGCCGAAAGCTGGCAGGCCGAGGACGGCGGCAAGTCCTATGTCTTCCACCTGCACCCCGGCGTAACCTTCCACGACGGCAGCGCCTTCGACGCGCAAGACGTAATCTTCTCGCTGGATCGCGCGCGGGCGCCCGACAGCACCAACGCCCAGAAAGCCCTGTTCGAAGGCATCGAGACGGTCGAGGCCGTCGATCCCACCACCGTCCGCGTCACGCTGAAAGCCCCCGATGGCGGCTTCCCCTTCAAGATGGCATGGGGCGACGCGGTGATGGTTGATGAGGCCAGCATCCAGAACATCGCTACCAAGCCGGTCGGCACCGGCCCCTTCCGTTTCGGCGAATGGCGGCAGGGCGATCATATCCGACTCGACGCTTTCGACGATTACTGGGGCGGGAAACCGGCGCTGAAAACCGCCACCTTCCGCTTCATCTCCGACCCCAGCGCCGCTTTCGCGGCCATGATGGCGGGCGACATCGACGCCTTCCCAATCTACCCCGCGCCCGAAACCCTGTCCCAGCTTCAGGCCGATCCACGCTTCAAGGTGCTGGTCGGCACGACCGAGGGCGAAACCATCCTGGCCATGAACCACAAGAACCCTGCCCTTGCGGATATCCGGGTGCGTCAGGCCATCGCGCATGCCATCAACCGCCAGGAAATCATCGATGGGGCAATGTTCGGCTATGGCACGCCCATCGGCACGCATTTCGCGCCGCACCACCCCGATTACGTCGATCTGACCGGAAAATCGCAACACGACCCCGAGCAATCCAGAAAACTTCTGGCCGAGGCAGGCGCCGAAAACCTGACCCTGCGCCTGGCCCTGCCGCCCACCCCTTACGCGAGGCGCGGCGGCGAGATCATCGCGGCCGAATTGCGCGCCGTGGGCATCCAGACCCAGATCACCAACATGGAATGGGCGCAATGGCTGGAACAGGTGTTCAAGAACGCCGATTACGACCTGACCATCATCAGCCATGTCGAGCCGATGGACATAGATATCTACGGCCGCAAGGATTATTACTTCAACTATCGCAACCCGGCCTTCGACGAGGTGATGACCCTACTCAACGCCGCCACCGAACCGGCCGACCGCTCGACGCTGCTGAAACAGGCGCAGGAAATCCTTGCCGGTGATTACGCCAACGCCTTCCTGTTCCAACTGGCCAAAACCGGCGTCGCCAAGGCCGAGATCAAGGGGCTTTGGGAGAACACCCCCATGCCAGCCAACGACCTGACCGCCGTATATTGGAAGGAATAA
- a CDS encoding GlsB/YeaQ/YmgE family stress response membrane protein codes for MTLTALLITLIIGAIAGWLAGQIVKGHGEGLLMNIVIGIVGAIIAGWLFPMLGLGLGATAPILGTIVFATIGAVILLVILQLIKRA; via the coding sequence ATGACCCTGACCGCCTTGCTCATCACTCTTATCATCGGTGCGATCGCTGGCTGGCTGGCCGGGCAGATCGTCAAAGGCCATGGCGAGGGCCTGCTGATGAACATCGTTATCGGCATCGTCGGCGCCATAATCGCGGGCTGGCTGTTTCCCATGCTTGGCCTTGGGCTTGGTGCCACGGCCCCGATCCTTGGAACGATCGTCTTTGCAACGATCGGCGCAGTGATCCTGCTGGTGATTCTGCAGCTTATCAAGCGGGCCTGA
- a CDS encoding metallophosphoesterase gives MRTYAIGDIHGHLELLKAAHNLIARDDAARGGGGTLVHVGDLLDRGPNSRGVVDYLMRGQSEGRPWVVLCGNHDRFLPRFAVQPEWIDPGLASGRHWLDHDSLGAPETLASYGVEIRDHDRTRADTLRAVPEAHLRWLAGLPLWHLIPQALFVHAGIRPGVDLSRQTEHDLVWIRKGFLNDITDHGILVVHGHSPVQRVTHFGNRLAIDTGAAYGGPLSVVVFDETGLHLLTEAGREPITAP, from the coding sequence ATGCGGACCTATGCCATCGGCGATATTCACGGCCATCTGGAACTGCTCAAGGCGGCGCATAATCTGATCGCCCGCGACGATGCGGCGCGGGGTGGGGGCGGCACGCTGGTCCATGTAGGCGATCTGCTGGATCGGGGTCCGAATTCGCGCGGCGTGGTGGATTACCTGATGCGCGGCCAATCCGAGGGAAGGCCGTGGGTCGTCCTTTGCGGCAATCACGACCGTTTCCTGCCGCGCTTTGCCGTGCAGCCAGAATGGATCGATCCGGGGCTGGCGTCGGGGCGGCACTGGCTGGACCATGACTCGCTCGGTGCGCCCGAGACGCTGGCCTCCTATGGTGTCGAGATCCGTGACCACGACCGAACCCGCGCCGATACGCTGCGCGCGGTGCCCGAGGCGCATCTGCGCTGGCTTGCCGGGTTGCCGCTATGGCATCTGATTCCGCAGGCGCTGTTCGTCCATGCAGGAATTCGTCCGGGCGTCGATCTGTCGCGGCAGACCGAACATGACCTGGTCTGGATCCGTAAGGGCTTCCTGAATGATATCACCGATCACGGCATTCTCGTGGTGCATGGCCACAGCCCGGTTCAGCGGGTGACGCATTTTGGCAACCGTCTGGCCATCGATACCGGCGCGGCCTATGGCGGGCCGCTGAGCGTGGTGGTCTTTGATGAAACCGGGTTGCATCTGCTGACCGAGGCGGGCCGCGAGCCGATTACCGCGCCCTGA
- a CDS encoding CreA family protein, producing MKAWIATLALIAAPASAEVVGKVGVDWVGNDIIVEAIADPEVQGVVCHLAYFDRSVIDRLSQGNWFEDPSNSAIECTRTGPISIGDIRRGPKGEDVFSASRSLIFKSLRVKRIYDEDNQVLIYLAHANQVNEGSAKMSVSTVALGPGEELPAQ from the coding sequence ATGAAAGCATGGATTGCCACTTTGGCGCTGATCGCCGCGCCCGCCTCGGCCGAGGTGGTTGGCAAGGTCGGCGTGGACTGGGTCGGCAACGATATCATCGTCGAGGCCATCGCCGATCCCGAGGTGCAGGGCGTGGTCTGCCATCTGGCCTATTTCGACCGCTCGGTGATCGACCGGCTAAGTCAGGGCAACTGGTTCGAGGACCCTTCGAACTCGGCTATCGAGTGCACGCGGACCGGGCCGATCAGCATCGGTGACATCCGGCGCGGACCCAAGGGCGAGGACGTGTTCAGCGCCTCGCGTTCGTTGATTTTCAAGTCGCTGCGCGTCAAGCGGATCTATGACGAAGACAATCAGGTTCTGATCTATCTTGCCCATGCCAATCAGGTGAACGAAGGCTCGGCCAAGATGTCGGTCTCGACCGTGGCGCTGGGACCGGGCGAAGAGTTGCCGGCTCAATAA